GTAAAATTCTATAGAGTCCACTATTTCACGGGAGTCCTAGGGCTCATTTGTTAAATTTGAATGAGATTTTCTGAATAGTTAGGATTCTGGATGAATGATAAATATGAACGATGAATGAATGTAATCATTtgataaataatttttgaattccTAAACGATGATATTTACTTATTATTTCTTGTCAAATTATTATTAAAATCTGGTAAAAATTTATTTGGTGTAACTTAACAATACAAATTGAattataatatatgtatatataaagtAGATTTATTAACATAATAATTTGAAATGTAAATAGAGAATTTAAATACTTGTAAGGAAAAGTTGATTTATGTATTAcactatttttaattatttggtcATATAATAAATTAAGTAAAACAATTATAATAAGAAAAAAAAGGATAATGGCCAAAAATACcacttttttttaaaatttgtgaCCAAAATACCAAATTTGAGAAATGCGGCCAAAAATACCCACAGAATACCCTTTCTCAGATTGGGTATTTGCAATACGCTTTCTCAGACCGGGTATATGCCCAATTACCCATTCTCAGATTAGGTATATGCCCGATTACCCATTCTTGGGTATTTCaaccaatttttttttatttttttaaagttGAAATACGCTTTCTGAGATTGGGTATATGAAATATGCTTTCTCAGATTGGATATATGCCCGAATACCCATTCTCAGATTGGGTATTTCAActaaattttttttgttttttttttgaaaaatgtttttttacaaaaaaataaaaaattgagaTACCCAATCTGAGAATGGGTATTTGATTGGTAAAAATGGCCACAATATTGAAAATAGGTATTCTTGTCACTTAATCccaaaaaaatgttatttttgtcattatttcaataaaaaagaagtgttttattatttcaaaaaaagTAAATACTAATAGAGATGTATGCAAGGTATAGTGATCAAAAAAGGAAATATTTTTTTTGGTACAAagaaatattttttgttttttttgcgAAAAAAAGAGAAACATATGCAAGATATAGCTAATGTAGCAAAGTAGATATATAGTAATATTCTAGAAAAGCACGTGAACCATTCAGATACAATAAGGGGAATTCGTCCAGAAGATTTGGAGTACTGGTCCTGATTTTAAAAAGTTTACATGCTCAATCAAAGGCTCTGGACGATGCAATAAGGAACAGTTCAGGTCATATCTTTTCATTCACCCATTAACAAATGAGCCCCtagagtccatatatgttctacAATTAATATATCATGTAAAACATTCTAAAATATGTTATTTTCCAAATTATATTGTGCAAATATCATTATTTTGATAACAATCTTATAAATCCCATATATTATATAAGtaaaatattgtaaaatatattattttatagaACATACCTAGTTTGCAAAACTTTCATATCCACATTGCAGAACATAATATGGTTTGTAGTATTCTCCTTGTAAAATATATTAGATTTGCAAAATAtactttataaaataatatattttatcgtATTTTATTTATAGAAGAAAAATAGATTTTAGGATTCCAATAAAATGGTGGACTCTATAGAATTTAactcattatatatatatatataggtaagTGCTCAAATACAAACCGATATTAGAATACAAACTACAAAGCAATGAGACCCACATGTTTAATCACTTTCCCCTTCGTTTTTAATTTTACTTTTCCCGTTAGTTGgttaactttttaaaaaaaataatttcaccGTATTTTTATTCATCTCTCACTCATTGATTTGCATAGTATATTTGCTATATTTTGACGACAAATCAATATTTAAACTTACCCGAATCAGTAAACTGAAATCAATACTAATTCCAGAATCAATACTTTTAATGATTCTCGTAGACATGATTAGTGATTTATCGTCGAAACATATCAAATATGATATTCATACTGATTCTTGGATGatgtagaaaaatatagtgaagttagattttaaaaagAGTTCATTAATTGACGggaaaaattcaattaaaaattgAGGGAATTATGTGTACTTGTGTATGGGAGGTGTAGTTTgtagtttgtattttaatttagtttgtattggagtaaaactctatatatatatatatatatatatgtgtgtgtgtgagtcTGGGCGGGCGTACACGAATGTATTCATAATTACTATATAATAATGATAATGAGTTATTTATAAATATGCATTTTAAATACGTAATAATTAATAAgttttaataaatgaatgacgAGATGTAATAAATATTACACCGATATTAATGTAAATCAAGCTTGTTAAGTCGACAAGTCGAGCCTAGGCGCTCGAGTACCTTCAAACTCATTAGTCGACAAGTCGCCCGACTAGTCGTAAAAAGTCGATAAATAGTCGACATACATATATTTAGAGCAATTATAATATATGATATAAGTTAACACATATCAACTTCATAATTTTAAATAAAACTAATAGATAATAAGTTCTAGTACCCGAAGTCATATAGTGAAAACAACTAAAAACACAATAATGCATCAAAGAGTGAAATAAACTAAACAAAGACAATTATGCATCAATAATCATCCatctcatcatcatcatcatcatcatctccATCTCCCTCTTGAGTATTCTCCTCCGGTGGTAAACCATAATCATCTTCTACGTCCTCATCATCAAGAGGAATATTATCTTCATCTTCCCTTTCTCCATCATCATCAATAGGTTGATCTTGTGTTGAACTAGCTCCACGTCGACTATAAGTAAGAGTGGGATCACCTCTAGCTCTCCTCGAAAATTGCGTCCCTCAAGAGCTTCGGAGGCACCCGAAGCTATATCCACTGCATTCCAAAACCTCTCCTCAATGTCACCAATCCACTCATTAGTCCATTCCAAGTCTTCAAGTATAAGTGGATCAAATTTCTTTCCAAGCTCACGCCTCTTTTTGAATCTTGAATCTATCTTTCGGTTGTATTGGACATACACTAAGTCATTTAAACGTTGATGTTCCAACCTATTCCTCTTCTTCGTGTGTATCTAAATCAATGAAATGAATTATATGAAATTAATTCTCAAGTAGGAATAGTCTGGAATTGGTAGTAAAATAATATTTCAAGAAAGTGACACTTACAAACTCAAATGTACTCCAATTACGTTCACAACCGGAAGATGAACAACACAAACCAACAATACGCTTCGCAAATGATTAGAGTTCAACTGCACGACCTCCATATGCATCCCACCAATCAACTAGTATAAAAACAAGacttatacaaaataagtattttataaaattacCAAGTAACTAACTAGTGATAAGAAATATATTAAGTTTTAAAGTGAACTTACGAGGACATTTTTCCTTTCTATGCTCAATAGCCATCTCCCTAGAAAAGCCTTCTCGTGTATTTTTGTAGGCATCGGCAGAGTTACTTATTTTGTTCCTTGTATCTCGATCCACGACCATCTTCTCAAGCACATCATTGAAGTCTTCCCTTACTCGAGAGGCATAGGCAAGATCTGTCTCAAGAAGATCAAAATACTTTCCCGGATTAAGAAACAAGGCAGCCCCATACAAAGGTTTTCCCATCTGATTATTCCAACGATCCTCAATGATCTTCACTACTTTGTTCCGAATAGCAATTTTTCCACTTCCAAATATTTTCTTGATTTGGACTTTTGCATAATCAATAGCAGATGCAACCTCTGCCAAAGCAGGCCTTTCGTCACCATCAGCTATGCGCAACACCTGAAGAAGCAGCTTTGATGCACTTACACAATCATCAACACTACCCCAAAAGATAGAAGAGAGAACAGTGTCACAAACCCTCCTTCCATTTTCTGTTTTAGCCAACTTGGACCTGGTCCAATCTAAGCCACAAAATAAGTACCGCAATGGCTCTTGGTACTTTTGCAGGCACTGTAATGTAAGAAAGGCAGTAGCAAACCTTGTAGCTCCAGTCCTCACCAAGTCCCCTCCATTAGTCTTCTCCCTCATAGCATCAAGGATACGCCCATGCCTATAGATAAATGTAGTGCATCTTCTTGCTTGATTAATTGCCTTCTTAAAGCTTGGGATTTTGCCAACGTCCTCCAACATCAAATCAAGGCAATGCGCGGCACATGGAGTCCAAAATAGTGTAGGCATCCTAATCTCCAAAATCTGTCCAGCTAGCTTGTAATTTGCCCCATTATCAGTCACTACTTGAACAACATTTTTCTCCCCAATTTCCTTGATCTTGCTTTCAAGTAAGTTCGCCAACATTTGTGCATCGTGTGATTCGCTTGAAGCATTCACAGAACCCAAAAAGAAAGCACCTTGGGGACTATTAGCAAGGAAGTTTATAAGACTCCTTCCTTGTCTATCCGTCCATCCATCCGACATAAGAGTGCAACCATACATCTTCCAAGCCTTCTCGTGCTTTTCCTTCAATTTTTCTGTTTCTTCTTTTGCTTTTTTAAGTAGAGGCACCCTCAAATCATGATATGTTGGAGGCTTCAAACCGGGACCGTATTGGCCTATGGATTCGATCATCACCTCATAACTCCTAGAGTTTGCAGCATTGAAAGGAATCCCACATTCATAGAAAAAGTTTGCAATATGCATATGAACTCGTTCCTTCTCTTCTGGAGTCCTTAGACGATTTTCCAAAGTTGTTTGCTTTGCTCCTGGTGTGTGCCGATCTTCAACAACCTGTTCTGGAGTCCTCATGAGCATGGAAGCAACAGATTTTGAGCTAGCTGCTGGTTTTTTGAATGAAAATGACTGAGCAGCAGCCTTGTCTTTTTTCCCAGCACCTGATTTTGAACTTTGGAGAGTATTTGAGGCTGCTGTTGAAGGTATTTCTTGAACATCATCATCACTGTTCTCTTCCTCAACATGTTGCACATTTTTTTTATTCTTCCTCTTTTTATTTTGCACAAACTCATGCATTTCGTTGGCAATTTCTTTGGTTGTTTTGGAACACTTGACAATATCCGGATAGCCTCCAATTAAGTGATGTTTAAACCGATTCATTCCTCCATGATTTTGATTCCCGCAAAGAATACATTTTATAATATCTTTATTAGTGTCCGGAAGGGGATAATATGCATATTTCCATCCCGGATCATTTGATCTTTTAGCTTTTCTTTTGGGATCTTTAGCCAACTCTCTTCTTGTATTTTCATTTTCAATTTCAGTGTCCATCTttttctgcagaaaataaatCAAAAGCAGCACAGCATTAGTAAAGCAATTCGAAGTGCAGTGCTGCAGTGTAGCAGAGCAGCAGAGAAGAGGCAGTGTAGCAGAGCAGCAGAGAAGAGGCAGTGTAGCATAACAGTGTACCAGTGTGTATAACAGTAGAAGTGcagaaaaaaaaaatcagaagCAACAAACATTGTTTGTAAAATTTTGAAGCTGTGTAAAATTATTCGAAGCTGCTCAAATTTATTCAGGAGTTTTGGTTTATCAAAATTATTCAAAACAATGTTTGAATTTTAATAACTTGTACAACAAAAAATAACAAGATTTGAAGTTGTAAAAGCTATAAACAGAAGTTTTTTTAAGATTTTGATGTAAAAtgttaaaataaagaaataaatttGAAGTTGTAAAAATATTTACCTGTGGAAACAAATAATCtaaaaaaaataagaataatATTTTATGTTATATACATAAGGAGAGGAAGAGTACTGATAAGAtaaaaaattattcttttaaaaataaaactaaaaaacttttgaaataaaaagtaaaaaaacgtatgtatatatacacTGACTGTGTGTATATATATTCAACGTCGGGAACAAAAAAAAGGGAACAAAAAAGTGAGAGTTGAAAAAGGAGATTAGAGAAAAAGAAGAGAGATtagatgaagaagaagaagagagattgaagagagattagatgaagaagaagaagagagaagaaCTTACCAGAGAATAGCCGTCGGAGAGCCGCCGGAGACGAGATCTGAGCCGCCGTCGTGGGATGTTATGATATGGTTGTGGATGTTATGAGATGAAGATAGGTTTCAATTAAAAAACCACGTAAGTTTTATTACAATTGCCTAATTTTACAGATCGGGTCGGGTAATTAGTCGGGTTTTGGGCCGGGTATCAGGTCGGACCCGGGTAAAACCCATGGACGACAAACTGAACAAGTCGAGGCCCGACTTCCTTTCCTGTGTCGACTCGTCGACTAGTCGGCGACTAGTCGTCGACTAGTCGTCGACTTGAATTAA
This sequence is a window from Apium graveolens cultivar Ventura chromosome 9, ASM990537v1, whole genome shotgun sequence. Protein-coding genes within it:
- the LOC141683227 gene encoding uncharacterized protein LOC141683227, with the translated sequence MDTEIENENTRRELAKDPKRKAKRSNDPGWKYAYYPLPDTNKDIIKCILCGNQNHGGMNRFKHHLIGGYPDIVKCSKTTKEIANEMHEFVQNKKRKNKKNVQHVEEENSDDDVQEIPSTAASNTLQSSKSGAGKKDKAAAQSFSFKKPAASSKSVASMLMRTPEQVVEDRHTPGAKQTTLENRLRTPEEKERVHMHIANFFYECGIPFNAANSRSYEVMIESIGQYGPGLKPPTYHDLRVPLLKKAKEETEKLKEKHEKAWKMYGCTLMSDGWTDRQGRSLINFLANSPQGAFFLGSVNASSESHDAQMLANLLESKIKEIGEKNVVQVVTDNGANYKLAGQILEIRMPTLFWTPCAAHCLDLMLEDVGKIPSFKKAINQARRCTTFIYRHGRILDAMREKTNGGDLVRTGATRFATAFLTLQCLQKYQEPLRYLFCGLDWTRSKLAKTENGRRVCDTVLSSIFWGSVDDCVSASKLLLQVLRIADGDERPALAEVASAIDYAKVQIKKIFGSGKIAIRNKVVKIIEDRWNNQMGKPLYGAALFLNPGKYFDLLETDLAYASRVREDFNDVLEKMVVDRDTRNKISNSADAYKNTREGFSREMAIEHRKEKCPLDWWDAYGGRAVEL